The DNA segment tctctctttctctctcgctctctctttctctctctctctctctctctctctttctctctctctctctctctctctctctctctctctccctctctctctctctctctctctctctctctctctctctctctctctttctctctctctttctatgtatatatatgtatatgtaactttgtatagtgtatgtataatatatatacaatattgtaactgtactgtatatgtatttatatactttataatatatatatatctctcacatgtatatatatatatatatatatatatatatatgtatatgtatatgtgtatatatgcctgtctctctctctctctctgtttctctctctctctctctctctctttctgtttctttctgtttctttctctctgtttctgtctctctctgtttgtctctctctctctctctctctctctctctctctctctctctctctctctctcctttctctctctctctctctctctctctctctctttatatatatatatatatatatgtctctctctctgcctctgtcactctttctctctctctctctccctctctctctctctctctctctctgtctctctctctcgtcttgtctctctctctctctctgtctctttctctctctgtgtccctttctgtctctctctctctgttcctctgtctctctctctctgtctctctctctgtctctctatctctctctgtgtctctctctctctctgtgctctctctctctctgtctctctctctcttctctgtctctctctctctgtctctctctctctctctctctctctctctctctctctctctctctctctctctctctctctctctctctctctctctctctctctctctctctctctcggtatctctctctctctgtctctctctctctctctgtatctctctctctctctctctctgtatctctctctctctctctctgtatctctctctctctctctctctctctctctctctctctctctctctctctctcctatgtatctctctctctctctgtatctctctctctctctctgtatctctctctctctgtatctctctctctctgtatctctctctctctgcttatctctctctctctctgtctgtctctctctctctgtctgtctgtctctctgctgatCTGTCTGAGATAAAAAGCTCTCTAAAAaaaatgtctgtctctctctctctctctctctctctctctctctctctctctctctctctctctctctctctctctctctctctctctctctctctctctctctctctctctctctctctctctctctctctctctctctctctctctctctctctctctcactctctctctctctctctctctctctctctctctctctctctctctttttctctctctctctagtcctttTTTTAGTTagtaaaagaaaagggggagggggaaggtgcacTAGTATTGAGTAAGATATAACCTTTGAAACATCCTTTGaagctttcctctctttccatgtGCAAAAGTATTTTGTTTCTTGCTTCAGGCTGTAGATGCTTAATTATTTTGAGTGATACAGTACTTCATGTCTtattgaaaatatgaatatggaAAATAATATTTGTTTGAGGAATTTTATTGGCAGTCTCAGAAGCTTGTGGATAATATTAAGAAATGTGGTTATGCCATTGTATAAGATGAATCTGTGTAAATAGTATACCATCAAATATTTGTGAGTCTTGGACAATTATTTTGGTAGCTTACTTGTACAGCAGagtacagtatgtatatagaaattacTTCACCGAAAATGTTTGCTTAACTATTAAAAAGAAATTTTTGCCATCAGATGGTAATCTATAACTTCATGATAGCAAATTTTCATGATATAAGCTTTTCATTCAAGACTTATATGTGGAAAATATGTTAACATTTATTTAATTCACTAGTGCTAGCTACATGCtctgtccactgtagttttgttttctgtattttgtttCTCATAAATAGCTTCACATGCGAGTCACCAGTTAGTAGACCTACCTGACTTcaccccattccttgaattttgggcgtatttatttttttctatgcccataattattattattgttattgttatgagaagactaatcattattattatgattatgatccttgttataattataatgaaaatgatggtgctgataataatgattacaatgataataataataaataaggttaatgatgataaagataatgatgatgatgataataataataagaataagaataagaataagaataagaataatgataattataatagaaatgatgatgataatattaagaagaaaaatgataatgattacagtaataacaatgatagtatgaatactaataataataatgattaaaaaaatatatatatagatctttcTGAGAATCAAGGAAAAAAGGTTAAGGTAAGATCAGATAGGCCTACTTATTAACACCTTGGTGAGTAATCAATATATGTTTAAACAAAATTACCGAAATCATAGTGGACTGGGCGTGCATGTACATACCTGGGCATGTATGTACATTCTCTCCTTGCATTAACTGGTTAACTTATTCTATAAGTTCATAGCTTGaattcagttttattttatttaggatACTAAATTTTACACTAGACTTATCTCGGACGTAGATTGAAGAACCCTTATTGACTTGCAGGCCATGTGGATGTGCCCGTCATAGCTGTGGAGCCCATGCCCCCACCATCTCCTCAATCCTCAATTTCTTCTCACTCTCAGGAACCCTCAACCCCTGTAACTACTTCCAACCCACCCATGATGTTCCCAAACCTAACCCCAATTAATCTCTCCTCCCATAATGATTCACAGTCATCTCGTGACAGTGCTTCATCAGATTCTGCAATGACTATGTCGCTAACTAGTAGTATAACCACCAAAGATTACTCAATACCAAGTTTGGAGCCTGTTTCCCCTGAAGTTACCCCAGAGCCAACCCCAGAACCCGCCCCTTCACTTAAAGAAGAGCATAAACCCAATGTGCCAAGAGAACCTCCTTCTCCAGAGAGACCTGTTCGATTTAAAAGATCTTCTAGCGTTACTGAGACTACTGCTCCACCTTCTCCTGCTTCTGTAAAATCTGAACAATCACTGGCAGTCCCATCACCAACTAAGGGACGTTCACTTAGTACTTCAGCAGCCCCAAAAGTTATGGAAAGAACAGTCATTACTCCTCCTGCAAAGGAACCTTCCACTCCAAAAGGGTCAGCTCTTGAGTCATTGGTATCTTCTGCATCAAAAGTATCACTGGTTGAAAGGGCCCTTGTTTCTCCAACTACTCCACCTACTCTTGAGAAGAATGACTCTAGCCAGAATATTTTGGATGTTAAAGCACCAAGTGAACAAAATGGGTTCAATGTATCTGCTCCACCAACTCCCACCACACCTAGTGCTTTTACATATAACTTTGGATCTGGCTCAGCCACACCCTCTACTCCTGCTACTCCCAAGGAGAGCAGTTCTGGTCCCACTCCTGCCACCCCAACTTCCCAGACATCCCGAGGGACCCCAGGGCTGGCTGAGCGGCCCAGTGCTGCAGTGGTGCGTTCTGGGTCCCTTCATGAAAAGCCCAACACTCAGCCCATCGTTGATGAGTGGGAGAGGAAACTTTATGGCAGGAATGCTAGTGAGTAGGATTGGTTACTTATGTTGGCTGTTGTTAGCTTTATAAAGATCGTAGGTATTTTTTGCATACAAAGATAGCAGCAATCATATTTGTTTGAAAGAAACAACTATGGATTAGTTGACTTTCTAATAATGATTTCCATACACATTATGATTACTGCTGAGCTTGTCTTACACTTGAGCTTGCTGGGAAATTTTGTTTTACCAGTTATTTCTGCCTCTGCTGCATGAAAAAGTTTTGTTTATTAACCTGAAGTGTATTGTGTATGCTCTACAGCTTGAAATAATGTATAGCATTTACACTACACTATTATGAAATGGAAATGAGTTTCTTTACATGACTATTACTTTTTTCTCCGTGGTGTATTAGATACTTTTATCTCATACCTTGGTATTTCCAGGTAATAAAGTATTTGGTTAATAGGATGGAAGGGATTATGTAATTCagaccttttttttatatacaactcGGAAGTGACCTGCATGAATTTATTCagtcggaaaaaaaaacataactaatCTGTTTCTTTTTAACCTGTGTCCAAGTGTCAAAGcctttttattcctgtttttagTATGGTAATCAAAACTTACATCATCTGTGATTGCTACAATTTGCCAATTCAGcattaagaaaatataaatgcTTGATGATATTCTAACATTGCATGCTTTATCAGTGCATATGGTTTTCTTGAAAGCAGGGACTGAAGTAATCTGTGAGTAATCTGTATTTTTCCTTAACAGACTCTTTTTCCTATGGTAATCTGATAGTGTTAGTGTATTATTAATACACATGTTCAAAATATCTGTGCATGTTTTCAGTTTGTAAGATGCTAATCTTGTGTTACAGAAGTCAAGAAGATTTCACCAGATAAA comes from the Penaeus vannamei isolate JL-2024 chromosome 8, ASM4276789v1, whole genome shotgun sequence genome and includes:
- the LOC113813444 gene encoding putative uncharacterized protein DDB_G0290521 → MQEKQIQVLYLMSDDEGFGKNNWIKLGLLRVNSVTLALTALSYILGRFFLLLQESHMTRTLEASKNVYWSSPCLAEDEAPAVITATTLSHPRNKATSKTSSVFGGHVDVPVIAVEPMPPPSPQSSISSHSQEPSTPVTTSNPPMMFPNLTPINLSSHNDSQSSRDSASSDSAMTMSLTSSITTKDYSIPSLEPVSPEVTPEPTPEPAPSLKEEHKPNVPREPPSPERPVRFKRSSSVTETTAPPSPASVKSEQSLAVPSPTKGRSLSTSAAPKVMERTVITPPAKEPSTPKGSALESLVSSASKVSLVERALVSPTTPPTLEKNDSSQNILDVKAPSEQNGFNVSAPPTPTTPSAFTYNFGSGSATPSTPATPKESSSGPTPATPTSQTSRGTPGLAERPSAAVVRSGSLHEKPNTQPIVDEWERKLYGRNAIVGSMENMNRSDSRSSLGNSRSSSTQDVTRGEEPGTRFPEIKALRLEKKSREDGDESEGKKRRGKVGGLKSKLFGGNSRERIGEEDGRFVEGGNDRLPHPPTHQSRLPQEIHDKFAGKSREDLLEMIVNLQASIEKNARHTRDLEDYIDGLLLRVMETTPNLLQAPITKAKKLKVFGRS